A window of Nitrospirota bacterium contains these coding sequences:
- a CDS encoding acyltransferase: protein MKLKNGQRRWDHAFASGAAVTEPGKGGFLSNLLFSMIEWWFSEYYSRKIWTAFRENAVLGKDVRIGNNARIINRNRRDAVVIGNNAVCRGIIRIEKHGELLIGDEVYIGDNVIISAAEKITIGEGTLLAHGVQLFDNTTHPTHWEERRRHFSMLLGIAPKGELTIPKAQIIIGKNCWIGMNSMILKGVSIGDRSIVGAGCVVTNDVPSDTLIGGAGQRELKKLVSEDASI from the coding sequence ATGAAATTAAAGAACGGACAGCGGCGCTGGGACCATGCTTTTGCCAGCGGCGCGGCGGTTACAGAGCCGGGAAAAGGCGGTTTCCTGTCGAACCTTTTATTCTCGATGATCGAGTGGTGGTTTAGTGAATATTACTCGCGTAAAATATGGACTGCGTTCAGGGAAAACGCGGTCCTTGGAAAAGATGTCCGCATTGGAAACAATGCGAGGATCATCAATCGCAACAGGCGGGACGCCGTAGTAATAGGCAATAATGCAGTATGCAGGGGCATCATTCGCATAGAAAAACACGGGGAGCTTCTTATCGGGGATGAAGTATACATAGGAGACAATGTAATTATCAGCGCAGCCGAAAAGATCACGATAGGCGAAGGCACTCTTCTGGCGCATGGAGTGCAGCTTTTCGATAACACGACACATCCGACGCACTGGGAGGAACGCAGGCGGCATTTCAGCATGCTGCTCGGCATTGCCCCGAAAGGAGAGCTGACTATACCGAAGGCGCAGATCATCATAGGCAAAAATTGCTGGATCGGGATGAATTCAATGATTCTTAAAGGGGTCAGCATCGGGGACAGGTCCATCGTTGGAGCAGGCTGCGTTGTGACAAACGACGTTCCTTCAGATACGCTGATCGGCGGCGCCGGTCAGAGGGAATTAAAGAAACTGGTCTCTGAAGACGCATCCATTTAG
- a CDS encoding class I SAM-dependent methyltransferase → MVTAESLADRILDKKYVEDAVKLMERLGSDDYTSYLNLYYKEGLRRYGENWRYADIVTVLLGLSELLKPESYLEIGVRRGRSVCAVASRSPECAIHMFDKWTPNYAGMDNPGPGFIESELEKIGHKGLRDYHNGNSHQTLKAFFAKDPAIALDLVTVDGDHSYEGAIEDICDVLPHLKVGGAVVFDDICHPKHLYLREVWRDLVEKEQRFTTWTCADIGYGVGFALRRW, encoded by the coding sequence ATGGTAACTGCTGAGTCGCTCGCCGACCGGATACTTGATAAAAAATATGTGGAGGATGCGGTGAAATTAATGGAACGTCTGGGGTCCGATGACTACACCTCCTACCTCAATTTGTACTATAAAGAAGGTTTAAGGCGTTATGGCGAAAACTGGCGTTACGCCGATATCGTGACCGTGCTTCTCGGCCTTTCCGAGCTGCTGAAGCCGGAATCCTATCTGGAAATCGGGGTAAGACGGGGGCGCAGCGTCTGCGCAGTCGCATCCAGGTCGCCGGAGTGCGCAATCCATATGTTTGACAAGTGGACCCCAAATTATGCGGGAATGGATAACCCGGGGCCGGGCTTTATCGAGTCGGAACTGGAAAAAATCGGCCACAAGGGTTTGAGAGATTACCATAATGGAAATTCCCACCAGACCCTAAAAGCTTTTTTTGCAAAGGACCCGGCTATTGCTCTTGATCTGGTTACTGTTGATGGAGACCACAGTTACGAGGGAGCTATTGAGGACATCTGCGATGTTCTGCCTCACCTTAAGGTCGGGGGCGCTGTTGTTTTTGACGACATCTGCCATCCTAAGCATCTGTATTTGCGGGAGGTATGGCGCGATCTTGTAGAAAAGGAACAGCGCTTTACAACGTGGACCTGCGCTGATATCGGCTACGGAGTAGGGTTCGCTCTGCGCAGATGGTAA
- a CDS encoding NAD-dependent epimerase/dehydratase family protein yields MVKGKTVLITGAAGFLGQALSRSCLFSDCNVIGLDRVPEDKSIAFRAFYQANLCNVDLQPILSRWQPDYLINMAGNANVGKSLSDPADDFMSGPQLFFNLLEAVRKYSPKTRVLLASSAAVYGQPEALPTNENMPVRPLSPYGYHKWICESLAMEYNRIYGIRTEIIRIFSAYGAGLSKQIVWDVCCKCRDGGDILLSGTGDEARDFIHKDDICAAILLLLEKGSFECEILNVASGNKTSIRSLAEIILRSYGIEVNKLIFSSNQRKGDPAVWQADISRLKSLGFRQSVNLEAGIAGCVSWFKEIHLK; encoded by the coding sequence ATGGTAAAGGGCAAGACAGTCTTAATAACTGGAGCTGCCGGATTTCTCGGACAAGCGCTGTCGCGGTCCTGTTTGTTTTCAGATTGTAATGTCATCGGGCTGGATCGGGTACCTGAAGATAAGTCTATCGCTTTTAGGGCCTTTTACCAGGCCAACCTCTGTAATGTCGACCTTCAGCCGATACTGTCAAGATGGCAGCCTGATTATTTGATCAATATGGCGGGCAATGCAAATGTCGGTAAGTCATTGTCGGACCCTGCAGATGATTTTATGTCAGGACCGCAGTTGTTCTTCAACCTCCTTGAAGCTGTGCGCAAGTATTCCCCGAAGACACGCGTGCTGCTGGCATCGAGCGCTGCCGTGTATGGACAACCTGAGGCCCTGCCGACAAATGAAAATATGCCTGTGCGTCCGCTCTCACCTTATGGATACCACAAATGGATATGCGAGAGCCTGGCCATGGAATACAACAGGATATATGGAATAAGGACGGAGATTATCCGGATATTCTCCGCATACGGCGCAGGCTTGTCGAAGCAGATTGTCTGGGACGTATGCTGCAAATGCAGGGACGGAGGGGATATTTTATTGAGCGGAACAGGAGATGAAGCCCGTGATTTTATCCACAAGGACGATATCTGCGCCGCCATACTTTTGCTTCTTGAAAAGGGCTCCTTTGAATGTGAAATATTAAATGTGGCGTCCGGCAATAAGACTTCGATCAGAAGCCTGGCCGAAATCATCCTAAGGAGCTACGGCATAGAAGTGAATAAGCTGATCTTTAGTAGTAATCAGCGCAAAGGTGATCCTGCTGTTTGGCAGGCCGATATCTCGCGTTTGAAATCGCTCGGGTTCAGGCAGTCCGTTAATCTTGAGGCAGGTATTGCCGGGTGTGTTTCATGGTTCAAAGAGATCCATCTCAAATGA
- a CDS encoding glycosyltransferase produces MRIFIYMAGGPHWIGGVQYTRNLLRAVALLPRKEMPEVVLRIGGKNMNSGYEAEFCNCPNVTIDAPVREMTGLAVKWNHVIRKITKKFSLREPGKKVWLSDDCTVAFPIKAPDFPGPYEKVYWIPDFQYKRFPHLFSDDDRQKRDNMYGKMLEGDVILVLSSESVKDDFTRSFPSLRHVRPRVLRFYSIFTDEEYAPDPKSVGDRYGLPDTFAYLPNQFYLHKRHDTVFAALAKLKDEGIKIPLVCTGSSHDYRTQAHIAPLLKFIENNDLSSQIKILGVVPRIDQIQIFRQSSLVIQPSMSEGWSTTVEDARALGKDIILSDIEVHKEQSPEHGHFFETGNIDSLAEQLRKVWPVCRPGVQPEREHNARTQSRENGLKFARTFIEIMQEAHSIYLGKDGNAITSK; encoded by the coding sequence ATGAGAATTTTTATTTATATGGCCGGAGGGCCTCACTGGATAGGCGGGGTACAGTATACCCGCAACCTCCTGCGCGCCGTCGCACTTTTGCCCCGAAAGGAAATGCCGGAGGTTGTCCTCAGGATCGGAGGCAAGAATATGAATTCCGGATATGAAGCTGAATTCTGCAACTGCCCGAATGTAACTATCGACGCGCCTGTACGGGAAATGACCGGTCTGGCAGTGAAATGGAATCATGTGATCAGAAAAATCACGAAGAAGTTTTCGCTGCGGGAACCCGGTAAAAAAGTATGGCTGTCGGACGATTGTACCGTAGCCTTCCCGATCAAGGCCCCTGATTTCCCCGGACCATACGAAAAGGTATACTGGATCCCCGACTTCCAATATAAGAGGTTCCCTCATCTGTTCTCAGATGACGACCGGCAGAAACGCGACAATATGTACGGTAAGATGCTCGAAGGAGACGTTATCTTGGTCCTCAGCAGCGAGTCCGTTAAAGACGATTTCACCAGGTCTTTCCCCTCCCTTCGACATGTCCGGCCCCGTGTACTGCGGTTTTATTCGATATTCACTGATGAAGAGTACGCCCCCGATCCGAAGAGCGTGGGCGACCGTTACGGGCTGCCCGATACCTTCGCCTATCTGCCCAACCAGTTTTATCTGCATAAGAGACATGATACGGTATTTGCCGCTCTTGCAAAATTAAAAGATGAAGGCATTAAGATCCCTCTCGTATGCACCGGCAGCAGCCACGACTACCGGACGCAGGCGCATATAGCGCCTCTGCTGAAATTCATCGAGAACAACGATCTTTCAAGCCAGATCAAAATATTAGGTGTTGTCCCCAGGATAGACCAGATACAGATATTCCGTCAGTCCTCCCTCGTCATCCAGCCTTCCATGTCCGAAGGATGGAGCACCACGGTGGAGGATGCGAGGGCATTGGGGAAAGATATTATTCTCTCGGACATAGAAGTGCATAAAGAACAATCTCCTGAACATGGACATTTTTTTGAAACAGGAAACATTGACAGCCTTGCGGAGCAATTGCGAAAGGTATGGCCCGTGTGCAGGCCCGGCGTCCAGCCGGAGCGGGAACACAACGCGAGAACGCAAAGCAGAGAGAACGGCTTAAAGTTTGCAAGGACTTTTATTGAAATTATGCAGGAGGCGCATTCGATATATCTGGGGAAGGATGGTAATGCTATTACATCGAAGTAA
- a CDS encoding radical SAM protein → MPPFEQLRVATILQSEGHEVVFADAQAEQLSIEEVVSRIQGAVLLIISSSVMTINSDAKYVARLKERIPGLIVAAYGSHPTFRPEDTLKKGIDFAVQREPEWVLRDLAEALSAGKPEEIYHIKGLAFFQKDSSLKINPHYPYIEDLDAIPPVNISFLPKGVEYFNPIVRNLPYITVSTSHGCPGKCSFCTAPFFHGAKIRMQSAKKVLDDIGYYLKAGIKELYFRDETFTADKSRVISICEGILERGYRFSWICNSRVDTINEETLRLMKKTGCHLIKFGVESGNQEVLTAAGKGITLEQTRTAFNLCRKIGINTHAHLMLGMPGETEDSLNDTLKLALEIKPTTVTFGICTPYPGTPLFKKVLNQDSSIGDGSVAAAMESLHVEGEFNHLYSSVNSAMLKHTLKKFYRRFYLRPGYLLRSMLRIRNRNMLRNAIIGGLNVFSFSTNKKEG, encoded by the coding sequence GTGCCTCCGTTCGAACAGTTGCGCGTAGCCACTATATTGCAATCAGAAGGTCATGAAGTAGTTTTTGCCGATGCCCAGGCGGAACAGCTTTCTATCGAGGAGGTTGTGTCCCGCATTCAGGGGGCCGTGCTCCTGATAATATCTTCTTCGGTTATGACGATCAACAGCGATGCGAAATATGTTGCAAGGCTGAAAGAGAGAATCCCCGGGCTTATTGTGGCTGCATATGGCTCTCATCCGACTTTCAGGCCGGAAGATACACTTAAAAAGGGGATAGACTTTGCTGTTCAGCGGGAGCCGGAGTGGGTTCTGCGAGATTTGGCCGAAGCGCTATCGGCAGGCAAACCTGAAGAGATATATCATATCAAAGGTCTGGCATTTTTTCAGAAGGACAGCAGTCTAAAGATTAATCCGCACTATCCATACATCGAGGACCTCGACGCAATTCCACCTGTAAATATATCTTTTCTCCCGAAAGGAGTGGAGTATTTTAATCCGATAGTACGCAATTTGCCCTATATTACAGTATCTACATCACACGGCTGCCCGGGGAAGTGCAGCTTCTGTACAGCTCCATTTTTCCATGGGGCTAAAATAAGAATGCAATCGGCAAAGAAGGTTCTTGACGATATAGGATACTATTTAAAAGCCGGCATTAAAGAACTCTATTTTCGTGATGAAACGTTTACTGCAGACAAAAGTCGTGTAATATCTATCTGCGAAGGCATACTTGAGAGGGGATATAGGTTCTCATGGATTTGCAATTCCCGTGTCGATACTATTAACGAGGAGACACTGAGGCTGATGAAAAAAACCGGATGCCATTTAATCAAATTCGGTGTTGAATCAGGCAATCAGGAAGTTCTAACTGCCGCAGGAAAAGGAATTACCTTGGAACAGACAAGGACTGCATTTAACTTATGTCGCAAGATTGGTATTAACACACACGCTCACTTAATGCTCGGTATGCCGGGAGAAACAGAGGACAGCTTGAATGATACCTTGAAATTGGCACTTGAAATTAAACCAACCACGGTCACATTTGGCATATGCACCCCATATCCTGGAACCCCGCTCTTCAAAAAGGTTTTGAATCAGGATTCGAGTATCGGTGACGGTTCCGTGGCCGCAGCGATGGAGAGTCTTCACGTCGAAGGCGAGTTTAATCATCTGTACAGTTCCGTAAACTCAGCTATGTTAAAGCACACCCTGAAAAAGTTTTACAGAAGATTCTATCTGCGTCCCGGATATTTATTACGTAGCATGTTGCGAATACGTAACCGCAACATGCTGCGTAATGCAATAATAGGCGGGCTTAATGTATTTTCTTTTTCGACAAACAAGAAGGAGGGCTGA
- the asnB gene encoding asparagine synthase (glutamine-hydrolyzing), whose amino-acid sequence MCGIAGLIGFSAGNGTMKRMLSTMVHRGPDGSGIWSDGKMVELGHRRLSIIDLSTGAQPQVSPDNRFVITFNGEIYNYVELRPELERDGWHFRTTSDTEVLLAGLTMHGAEFLSRTVGMFAFALWDTKEQTLLLARDRIGVKPLYYAAPAMGKIVFASELKAMLCVEDIHREINPDALDSYLALRYVPGPSTMIKGIFKFPAGHWAIYKNGRLEFTRYWDINFNSFNTDLEGEDDITLEEQFLDKLRESVQLRMRSDVPFGAFLSGGVDSATIVGLMSQLGTQPVRTYSIGFDMPHSELDAAEKIAGYFGTEHTAISLVPDDLRCLQDVAWFMDEPYADPIVLAMMRLAQRASGDVKVILTGEGADELLSGYVHHPHLIMMERLASHLPVSFIKGASNLVKAMPMVAIDYLFNYPASPGEKGRERLSGLLKVADNEIDRYLAYISLFTSSDRRKLYTDEFIGTLAKNRPLHELVQSVMKPGNGRKAIDKILDFEYRIWLPDNILFKQDKTLMAYSVEGRVPFCDHRLVEFAACLPMRLKTGKKRNKEILRRVAGKLIPPEILTQQKKAFMVPLDGAYGAVLREMISDMLLSSSFRERGIFRIEAVEDLVKEFSQSPFLVGKQLMSLVMLEFWLEKVLKF is encoded by the coding sequence ATGTGCGGGATTGCAGGTTTAATAGGTTTTTCTGCCGGTAACGGCACAATGAAGCGCATGCTTTCCACCATGGTTCACCGCGGACCGGATGGGTCCGGGATATGGAGCGATGGGAAAATGGTGGAATTGGGTCACAGACGCCTGTCAATAATTGATCTATCCACAGGGGCTCAGCCCCAAGTAAGTCCTGATAATAGGTTTGTCATTACTTTTAACGGGGAGATTTACAATTACGTTGAGCTTCGTCCTGAATTAGAGAGGGATGGATGGCATTTCCGCACTACATCTGATACTGAAGTACTTCTTGCAGGCCTTACGATGCACGGTGCTGAGTTCTTATCAAGAACCGTAGGAATGTTTGCCTTCGCATTGTGGGATACTAAAGAGCAAACGCTTCTGCTTGCGAGGGACAGAATTGGGGTAAAACCGCTTTACTATGCCGCGCCGGCGATGGGGAAGATTGTATTCGCATCGGAGCTTAAGGCCATGCTTTGTGTAGAAGATATCCACCGAGAGATTAATCCCGACGCCCTTGATTCATATCTCGCCCTTAGGTATGTGCCTGGTCCAAGTACAATGATAAAGGGCATTTTCAAGTTCCCGGCAGGTCACTGGGCCATTTACAAAAACGGCAGGCTGGAATTTACCAGATACTGGGATATAAATTTCAACTCTTTCAATACTGACCTTGAAGGCGAAGATGACATCACATTGGAAGAACAATTTTTGGACAAATTACGCGAATCGGTACAACTTAGGATGAGAAGCGATGTGCCATTCGGCGCTTTTTTAAGCGGGGGGGTAGACAGTGCAACAATCGTAGGTCTTATGTCGCAACTGGGGACACAGCCGGTACGTACATATTCGATAGGTTTTGATATGCCGCACAGCGAGCTTGATGCCGCTGAAAAAATAGCTGGCTACTTCGGCACAGAACATACGGCGATATCCCTTGTCCCTGATGACTTGCGATGTTTGCAGGATGTTGCATGGTTTATGGATGAGCCCTATGCAGACCCGATTGTTCTTGCGATGATGAGGTTGGCACAAAGGGCATCCGGCGACGTCAAAGTTATACTGACCGGAGAGGGTGCTGATGAGCTACTGTCGGGTTATGTGCATCATCCGCATTTAATAATGATGGAACGGCTCGCTTCGCACCTGCCTGTCAGTTTTATCAAAGGGGCATCAAATCTTGTCAAAGCTATGCCTATGGTGGCCATAGATTATCTATTCAATTATCCCGCATCTCCAGGTGAAAAGGGACGTGAAAGGCTGTCCGGGCTATTAAAAGTTGCGGATAACGAAATAGATAGATACCTCGCATATATTTCTCTTTTTACATCCTCCGACAGGCGGAAACTTTATACAGATGAATTCATCGGTACTCTGGCAAAAAACAGACCACTCCATGAGCTTGTCCAATCCGTTATGAAACCGGGAAACGGAAGAAAAGCGATTGACAAGATACTGGACTTTGAATACAGGATATGGCTGCCCGACAATATCCTGTTTAAACAGGACAAAACTCTGATGGCATATTCCGTTGAGGGACGGGTTCCGTTTTGCGACCATCGTCTTGTTGAATTCGCTGCATGTTTGCCGATGCGTTTAAAAACCGGCAAAAAGAGGAACAAGGAGATTTTGCGCCGTGTAGCTGGCAAGCTTATCCCCCCGGAAATTCTCACGCAGCAGAAAAAAGCTTTCATGGTGCCCCTTGACGGTGCTTATGGCGCAGTGCTGAGAGAAATGATCTCAGACATGCTTCTAAGTTCCTCTTTTAGAGAAAGGGGTATTTTCAGGATAGAGGCGGTTGAAGACCTGGTAAAAGAGTTCTCACAATCACCGTTTCTTGTCGGTAAGCAGTTGATGTCACTCGTAATGCTTGAGTTCTGGCTGGAAAAAGTGCTAAAATTTTAA
- a CDS encoding class I SAM-dependent methyltransferase, translating into MATIEDVRKYWQEHPLLSYELDNPGSEKFFKNLDIAKKNDAEAFAMTYWAFDKFAGKRVLDVGCGPGWYTVNYTLGGADVYAVDLTPIAVEITKNHLKFRNVQAVVREGSAESLPFQDGMFDLVISSGVLHHTPDTFKAFEECYRVLKPGGESKITLYYKGFLHNKIIFFFTRLFMRLLSVKHPGADLAEQAKDIDDFIRQYDGADNPVGIGKNSKEWKVLLENAGFIVDGHELHFFPKRFLPLNKYMPLFIHRLLDKFWGTMIYFYLRKPL; encoded by the coding sequence ATGGCAACTATAGAGGATGTAAGAAAATACTGGCAGGAGCATCCGCTGTTGAGTTATGAGCTTGATAATCCCGGTTCTGAAAAGTTTTTTAAAAATTTAGACATAGCTAAAAAAAATGATGCGGAAGCTTTTGCTATGACCTACTGGGCGTTCGATAAGTTTGCCGGCAAAAGGGTGCTGGATGTAGGCTGTGGTCCAGGCTGGTATACGGTCAATTATACATTAGGGGGCGCTGATGTATATGCTGTAGACCTTACACCGATTGCCGTCGAGATTACAAAAAATCACCTCAAATTCAGAAATGTGCAGGCTGTTGTGAGAGAAGGAAGCGCCGAAAGTCTGCCTTTTCAGGATGGCATGTTCGATCTGGTAATTTCGTCCGGGGTATTGCACCATACACCTGATACCTTTAAGGCTTTTGAAGAGTGTTACCGGGTTCTTAAGCCCGGTGGAGAGTCGAAAATTACTTTGTACTACAAAGGGTTTCTGCACAACAAGATTATTTTTTTCTTTACAAGGCTATTCATGAGGCTATTATCTGTTAAGCATCCCGGCGCCGATCTTGCGGAGCAAGCAAAAGACATAGATGATTTTATCCGACAATATGATGGTGCTGATAATCCTGTTGGGATAGGCAAGAACTCAAAAGAATGGAAGGTGCTTCTTGAGAACGCTGGGTTTATTGTAGATGGACATGAATTGCATTTTTTCCCTAAGAGATTTTTGCCGTTGAATAAGTATATGCCCTTATTTATCCATCGGCTTCTGGACAAGTTCTGGGGTACAATGATTTATTTTTACTTAAGAAAACCATTGTGA
- a CDS encoding class I SAM-dependent methyltransferase has product MYHLDFADIRRCRVCDLAFLDPVPQQDFLEDFYNNESYFTKDHLPYFGECFKGYSMDSITIRDFRKVLNRLPDIPNGKLLDIGCATGVFLDLARKKGWNTRGVELSKWASGYARENFGLDVFTGTLEQTYFPDQSFDVVTAWDVLEHLPNPVVFLKEIKRILKKDGTLYINTICYRSILNYVGHLAYRLSFGRIKYPLYHLYGIHHIYYFSRKSLTWMIENSGFKVTDITMAEYQLERVDTVPSIIKAGMYILYMIQGITGLKTVVTATAIRQ; this is encoded by the coding sequence TTGTACCATCTTGATTTTGCCGATATTCGGCGATGCCGGGTCTGCGACCTCGCCTTTCTTGATCCGGTTCCACAACAAGACTTTCTTGAAGATTTCTATAACAATGAATCTTATTTCACAAAAGACCATCTTCCCTATTTCGGTGAATGTTTCAAGGGATATTCCATGGACAGCATTACGATTCGAGATTTTCGGAAGGTATTGAACCGTCTTCCAGATATTCCTAACGGTAAGCTTCTTGATATCGGCTGCGCAACCGGGGTGTTTCTCGACCTTGCCCGTAAGAAAGGATGGAACACAAGAGGTGTCGAACTTTCCAAATGGGCAAGTGGATATGCACGGGAAAACTTCGGACTTGACGTTTTTACAGGGACACTTGAACAGACATACTTCCCTGACCAATCTTTCGATGTAGTAACAGCGTGGGACGTTTTAGAGCATCTTCCAAATCCGGTTGTTTTCCTGAAGGAGATAAAGAGAATACTCAAGAAGGATGGAACACTCTATATAAATACCATATGTTACAGGAGCATCCTGAATTATGTCGGTCATCTGGCGTACAGGTTAAGTTTCGGCAGAATAAAGTACCCCCTTTATCATCTTTACGGGATCCACCACATTTATTATTTTTCGAGGAAGTCTTTGACCTGGATGATCGAGAACAGCGGGTTTAAGGTAACTGACATAACAATGGCTGAATATCAATTGGAGCGAGTGGATACGGTTCCATCTATTATAAAGGCCGGGATGTATATTTTATATATGATACAGGGAATCACAGGGTTGAAGACGGTAGTGACAGCGACGGCTATCCGTCAATGA
- a CDS encoding glycosyltransferase family 2 protein — MNQNKVSIVIPAYNEASVIGDVVRKIKAVDPSYEVIVVDDGSQDGTSSIAQDAGARIIRHPYNIGNGASIKDGARCASGDVVVFIDGDGQHPPDEIPRLLEWIGEYDMVVGARTKKSRTSKFRNIGNSMLISVAQWITGRKIDDLTSGFRAIKREHLLEYLHLFPARYSYPTTITIAMFHGGHFVKYVPIDLITQRENGKSNIKPFRDFFKFIAIIFRIIMLFSPQRLFVPLGGLLFLLGVLVSGFQLWLTGGIQAAGTTLLLSSIYIACFGLLADQVVLLRRQKKE; from the coding sequence ATGAACCAGAATAAAGTATCAATAGTAATTCCTGCATACAATGAAGCGTCTGTTATCGGAGACGTTGTCAGGAAAATCAAAGCCGTTGATCCTTCGTATGAGGTGATAGTTGTTGATGACGGTTCCCAGGATGGCACCTCCAGTATTGCACAGGATGCAGGAGCAAGGATAATCCGTCATCCTTATAATATAGGCAATGGCGCCTCGATCAAAGACGGCGCGCGCTGCGCATCAGGAGACGTAGTAGTGTTTATCGATGGTGATGGACAGCATCCTCCCGATGAAATACCGCGACTACTGGAATGGATAGGGGAGTATGATATGGTTGTAGGTGCCCGTACAAAGAAATCCAGGACCTCGAAATTCAGAAACATCGGCAACTCCATGCTCATCTCAGTCGCTCAGTGGATAACAGGAAGAAAGATCGATGACCTGACGAGCGGTTTCAGGGCGATAAAACGTGAACATCTTCTTGAATATCTGCATCTGTTCCCTGCACGCTACAGTTATCCAACCACGATAACAATAGCTATGTTCCATGGAGGCCATTTTGTCAAGTACGTTCCTATTGATCTTATAACGCAAAGGGAAAATGGGAAAAGCAACATCAAACCGTTTAGGGATTTTTTTAAATTTATAGCTATCATATTCCGCATAATCATGCTGTTCAGCCCCCAGAGGCTTTTCGTTCCGTTGGGTGGATTACTTTTTCTATTAGGTGTGCTTGTAAGTGGTTTTCAACTATGGTTGACCGGTGGTATTCAGGCTGCAGGTACAACTCTTCTTTTGTCCAGTATATATATTGCGTGTTTCGGGTTGTTAGCCGACCAGGTCGTACTTCTGCGACGCCAAAAGAAAGAATAA
- a CDS encoding glycosyltransferase — MHNLKLSIVIGTYNRIGQIKNCLESVFRETSIGAKVYITDAGSTDGTIDYLKSIASDKVIPIFAGKKLGQAKAYNDVFNLIDTPYACWLSDDNVIVNRGLDIALDILENDSGIGMVALKVKDLEGPFTDAPYIGGISSIGILNVNQGMLPTAVLKKVGGFSEEFQDYGIDPDITAKVLFAGYKIVYTKKVAIHHYRNWATDTNSEEYDKLQKKHRRYYELYNEKYLRHTDNGKTDMLRQGFIATLKKISSTGIYKSRLRKKSVVRDFNNILQGKYISFFDFLLAMGKDYHLVQSLRKKST, encoded by the coding sequence ATGCACAATTTGAAACTCTCAATTGTCATAGGGACATATAACCGGATCGGGCAGATTAAAAACTGCCTTGAAAGCGTATTCAGAGAGACCTCGATCGGGGCAAAGGTATACATAACAGACGCCGGCTCCACTGACGGCACAATCGACTATTTAAAATCTATTGCATCCGATAAAGTCATTCCGATCTTTGCGGGGAAAAAACTGGGACAGGCAAAGGCGTATAATGACGTTTTCAATCTCATTGACACCCCTTATGCCTGCTGGTTGAGCGATGACAATGTAATTGTAAACAGAGGGCTCGACATAGCGCTGGATATCCTTGAAAACGATTCCGGCATAGGTATGGTGGCTTTGAAGGTGAAGGACCTGGAAGGCCCATTTACGGATGCTCCTTATATCGGGGGGATATCATCCATAGGGATACTGAATGTCAATCAAGGTATGTTACCGACGGCCGTTTTGAAAAAGGTCGGGGGATTCAGTGAAGAGTTTCAGGATTACGGAATAGATCCCGACATCACCGCTAAAGTGCTTTTCGCAGGTTATAAAATAGTGTATACAAAAAAAGTTGCAATCCATCACTATAGAAATTGGGCTACAGACACCAATTCTGAAGAATACGATAAATTACAGAAAAAGCACAGACGGTATTATGAATTGTATAACGAAAAATATCTGAGACATACAGATAACGGGAAAACCGATATGTTGAGACAGGGTTTTATTGCCACATTAAAAAAAATCTCATCAACTGGAATTTATAAAAGCCGCCTAAGGAAGAAGAGTGTTGTTCGCGACTTTAATAATATTTTACAAGGGAAATATATTAGTTTTTTTGATTTCTTATTGGCCATGGGCAAAGATTATCACCTTGTTCAATCATTGCGAAAAAAATCCACTTAG